The following coding sequences lie in one Haladaptatus sp. DJG-WS-42 genomic window:
- a CDS encoding mechanosensitive ion channel domain-containing protein, which produces MVEIISQLEQLLTDEFRFFVALLVLIGGLVLGYVVSRGLRRVLVSSGVPEAVEGTPFERTARGLGTSTVSLLAQLTALFIALLAALLALRIAGLSTEFFFGQLTAFMPRLFVAALAIILGLIISDKAELVVSERLRSIKLPEVNIIPKIVRYSIIYIAVLIALGQIGVATGALLILLGVYVFGVVFLGGLAFRDLLTSSAAGIYLLLNQPYGIGDEIAIGERRGIVQEVDVFVTHIESDGEEYIIPNAHVFDSGIVRIRT; this is translated from the coding sequence ATGGTGGAGATCATCTCGCAACTCGAACAGTTGCTCACCGACGAGTTTCGCTTCTTCGTCGCGCTGCTCGTCCTGATTGGCGGGTTGGTGCTTGGGTACGTGGTGAGCCGTGGCTTGCGCCGGGTGCTCGTCTCGTCTGGCGTACCAGAAGCGGTCGAAGGGACACCGTTCGAGCGAACCGCTCGCGGCCTCGGAACGTCCACGGTTTCCTTACTCGCGCAGCTCACCGCGCTGTTCATCGCCCTGCTCGCGGCGTTGCTCGCGCTTCGCATCGCGGGGCTGAGCACGGAGTTCTTTTTCGGGCAACTCACGGCGTTCATGCCGCGGCTGTTCGTCGCCGCGCTCGCCATCATTCTTGGGCTCATCATCTCGGATAAGGCAGAACTCGTCGTGAGCGAGCGGCTTCGGAGCATCAAACTCCCCGAAGTGAACATCATCCCGAAAATCGTTCGCTATAGCATCATCTACATCGCTGTCCTCATCGCACTCGGTCAGATTGGTGTGGCGACGGGCGCGCTGCTCATTTTGCTCGGTGTGTACGTGTTCGGCGTCGTGTTCCTCGGCGGGCTTGCCTTCCGCGACCTGCTCACGTCGAGTGCGGCGGGCATCTACCTCCTGCTTAACCAGCCCTACGGCATCGGCGACGAGATTGCGATTGGCGAGCGTCGGGGCATCGTCCAAGAAGTAGACGTGTTCGTCACGCACATCGAAAGCGACGGTGAAGAGTACATCATCCCGAACGCCCACGTCTTCGACTCGGGTATCGTTCGGATTCGAACCTAG
- a CDS encoding phosphopantetheine adenylyltransferase — MKVALGGTFDPVHDGHRKLLKRAFELGDVTVGLTSDALAPQTRKEDRYVRPYEERKADLEAELRRFATEYDREWEIRTLEEPTGIATEPQFDVLIVSTETQRGGELVNEIREERGLDPLRIEVVDRVYATDEDVISSTRIVRGEIDQHGNLTPERDGRPAEREQ; from the coding sequence ATGAAAGTCGCGCTGGGCGGGACGTTCGATCCGGTTCACGATGGGCACCGGAAGCTGCTCAAACGAGCCTTCGAACTGGGTGACGTGACTGTTGGCCTCACGAGCGACGCGCTTGCACCACAAACGCGCAAGGAAGACCGGTACGTACGGCCCTACGAGGAGCGCAAAGCCGACCTCGAAGCCGAGTTGCGACGCTTCGCCACAGAGTACGACCGCGAGTGGGAAATCCGCACGCTCGAAGAGCCAACCGGCATCGCCACCGAACCCCAGTTCGACGTGCTCATCGTCTCCACCGAAACCCAGCGCGGGGGCGAACTCGTCAACGAAATCCGCGAAGAACGCGGCCTCGACCCACTCAGAATCGAAGTCGTCGACCGCGTCTACGCGACAGACGAGGACGTGATTTCGAGTACACGCATCGTTCGCGGCGAAATCGACCAGCACGGCAACCTGACCCCAGAACGCGACGGCCGACCCGCAGAGCGCGAACAGTAA
- the dacZ gene encoding diadenylate cyclase DacZ — protein sequence MSEIHDLLGPIVSDVDAILLFSPSASYYGRFAEVDDIEVVVISPENTVSAPDFVELPLEFDDVAARIRYGIEGAIENDLIDDGDDLLCATKMFDEDIDSLTRVRASEFTHTGIYDLFMNSRAEPAVIRDVLEVAIELGKKGQKGKPVGALFVVGDAGKVMNKSRPLSYNPFEKSHVHVGDPIVNVMLKEFSRLDGAFVISDAGKIVSAYRYLEPSAEGVDIPKGLGARHMAAAATTRDTNAICIVLSESDGLVRAFKGGELILELDPEEY from the coding sequence ATGAGTGAAATCCACGACCTCCTTGGGCCGATTGTGTCCGATGTTGATGCAATCTTGCTGTTCTCCCCAAGCGCGTCGTACTACGGGCGGTTCGCAGAGGTTGATGACATTGAGGTCGTGGTCATTTCCCCCGAAAACACCGTCTCAGCGCCCGATTTTGTGGAACTTCCGCTTGAGTTCGATGACGTTGCCGCACGCATTCGCTACGGCATCGAGGGCGCCATCGAAAACGACCTCATCGACGACGGCGATGACCTCCTCTGTGCGACGAAGATGTTCGACGAGGACATCGACTCGCTCACGCGGGTTCGGGCGAGCGAATTCACCCACACGGGCATCTACGACCTCTTCATGAACTCGCGGGCGGAACCGGCGGTCATCCGCGACGTCCTCGAAGTCGCCATCGAACTCGGGAAGAAAGGCCAGAAGGGCAAGCCAGTGGGCGCGCTGTTCGTCGTTGGCGACGCGGGAAAGGTCATGAACAAATCCCGTCCGCTCTCGTACAACCCGTTCGAGAAATCGCACGTCCACGTCGGCGACCCTATCGTGAACGTCATGCTCAAAGAGTTCTCCCGGCTCGACGGTGCGTTCGTCATCTCCGATGCGGGCAAAATCGTCTCTGCCTACCGCTATCTCGAACCGTCTGCGGAGGGCGTTGACATCCCCAAAGGGCTTGGGGCGCGCCACATGGCGGCGGCGGCGACCACCCGCGACACCAACGCCATCTGCATCGTGTTGAGCGAGAGCGACGGGCTGGTTCGGGCGTTCAAAGGCGGCGAACTCATCTTAGAACTCGACCCTGAGGAGTACTGA
- a CDS encoding transcription initiation factor IIB family protein, which yields MYRARDQVENEAWLAKLEQAADRLSLGTEARSRAKDLFLSTVPEKDRSKPAVIAASLYAGALIAGDERSQGDVADAVGVARLTIQQRWKSLLEEAGLRPPGW from the coding sequence GTGTATCGAGCCCGCGACCAAGTCGAAAACGAGGCGTGGCTGGCCAAACTCGAACAGGCCGCAGACCGGCTCTCGCTCGGGACGGAGGCGCGCTCGCGTGCCAAAGACCTTTTTCTCTCGACGGTTCCGGAAAAAGACCGCTCGAAGCCTGCGGTCATCGCGGCGAGTCTCTATGCAGGTGCGCTCATCGCGGGCGACGAACGCTCACAGGGCGACGTGGCAGACGCCGTCGGGGTCGCACGGCTCACGATTCAACAGCGGTGGAAGTCGTTGTTAGAAGAAGCGGGACTCAGGCCGCCGGGCTGGTAG
- a CDS encoding winged helix-turn-helix domain-containing protein, which produces MAADNSPDSSKEGEADQDSASAGGRRRPREKLEQHRARLEDEADRAVDQFDERIVELLSWVLDTETRARIYVHLRQRPWGTSDEIAEGTGLYPSTVREALAELHAEGILDRRKRKNSGAGNNPYEYTAMPPSDLVTTLAEQVQDELNTVFNLDCYLGKRDLTTATEPVTITVEEADDE; this is translated from the coding sequence ATGGCTGCTGATAACTCACCAGATAGTTCAAAGGAGGGTGAGGCCGACCAGGATTCTGCGTCGGCCGGTGGTCGGAGGCGGCCACGAGAGAAACTCGAACAACACCGGGCACGGCTCGAAGACGAAGCTGACCGCGCCGTAGACCAGTTCGATGAGCGCATCGTCGAGCTCCTCTCGTGGGTGCTCGATACGGAAACCCGGGCGCGCATTTACGTACATCTTCGCCAACGCCCGTGGGGCACGAGCGACGAGATTGCAGAGGGAACTGGCCTCTATCCGAGCACGGTTCGCGAAGCACTCGCAGAACTCCACGCCGAAGGCATTTTAGACCGCAGAAAGCGCAAGAACTCCGGGGCCGGAAACAACCCCTACGAGTACACGGCCATGCCCCCGAGCGACCTCGTCACCACGCTCGCAGAGCAGGTGCAGGACGAACTCAACACGGTGTTCAACCTCGATTGCTACCTCGGGAAGCGCGACTTGACCACGGCAACAGAGCCCGTCACCATCACCGTCGAGGAAGCAGACGACGAGTGA